A DNA window from Paraclostridium bifermentans contains the following coding sequences:
- the rplQ gene encoding 50S ribosomal protein L17, with protein sequence MAKYRKLGRVTAHRNLMLRNLVTDLLRNGKIETTVTRAKETRRMAEKMITLAKRGDLHARRQVLAYVLDETVVNNLFTDIAPKYAERNGGYTRIIKIGPRRGDAAEMALIELV encoded by the coding sequence ATGGCTAAGTACCGTAAATTAGGACGTGTAACTGCTCATAGAAATCTTATGTTAAGAAACTTAGTAACAGACTTACTAAGAAATGGAAAAATAGAAACTACAGTTACTAGAGCAAAAGAAACTCGTAGAATGGCAGAAAAGATGATAACTCTTGCTAAGAGAGGGGATCTTCATGCTAGAAGACAAGTTTTAGCTTATGTTTTAGATGAGACAGTAGTTAACAACTTATTCACTGATATAGCTCCGAAATATGCAGAGAGAAACGGTGGATACACTAGAATAATAAAAATAGGACCAAGAAGAGGCGACGCTGCTGAAATGGCTCTAATAGAATTAGTATAG
- a CDS encoding DNA-directed RNA polymerase subunit alpha → MIEIEKPRVDIIEISEDHRYGKFVIEPLERGYGITIGNALRRILLSSLPGVAVNSIRIDGVLHEFTTVSGVKEDVTEIILALKELSATIDGEGSRTLKIEAQGPCTVTGADIICPPDVEIISKDLHIATLDDNSKLNMEISVNKGRGYVSSEDNKTEHMPIGVLPVDSIYTPVEKVSYHVENTRVGQKSDYDKLILEVWTNGSINPQEGISLAAKVLVEHLNLFIDLTEHVSNVEIMVEKEEDQKEKVLEMTIEELDLSVRSYNCLKRAGINTVEELANRSEEDMMKVRNLGKKSLEEVIQKLEELGLNLKPSEE, encoded by the coding sequence ATGATAGAAATAGAAAAACCAAGAGTAGATATAATTGAAATTAGCGAAGACCATAGATATGGTAAATTCGTTATAGAGCCTCTAGAAAGAGGATATGGAATAACTATAGGTAATGCACTAAGAAGAATATTATTATCTTCTTTACCAGGAGTAGCTGTTAACTCTATAAGAATAGATGGAGTTCTTCATGAATTCACAACAGTGTCTGGTGTTAAAGAAGATGTTACAGAAATAATATTAGCATTAAAAGAATTATCAGCTACTATAGATGGTGAAGGAAGTAGAACACTTAAAATAGAAGCGCAAGGACCATGCACAGTAACAGGTGCTGACATAATATGTCCTCCAGATGTTGAAATAATAAGTAAAGATTTACATATAGCTACGCTAGATGATAATTCTAAACTTAACATGGAAATATCTGTTAACAAAGGAAGAGGTTATGTATCTTCTGAAGACAATAAAACAGAGCATATGCCTATAGGAGTTCTTCCTGTAGACTCAATATATACTCCTGTTGAAAAAGTTAGCTACCATGTAGAAAATACTAGAGTTGGTCAAAAATCAGATTACGATAAATTAATACTTGAAGTTTGGACTAATGGAAGTATAAATCCTCAAGAAGGAATATCACTTGCAGCTAAGGTTCTAGTTGAACATCTAAATCTATTCATTGATTTAACAGAGCATGTAAGCAATGTTGAAATAATGGTAGAAAAAGAAGAAGATCAAAAAGAAAAAGTTCTAGAGATGACTATCGAAGAACTTGACTTATCAGTTAGATCTTACAACTGTTTAAAGAGAGCGGGAATAAATACAGTTGAAGAATTAGCTAATAGATCTGAAGAAGACATGATGAAAGTTAGAAACTTAGGTAAAAAATCATTAGAAGAAGTTATCCAAAAGTTAGAAGAACTTGGATTAAATCTTAAACCAAGCGAAGAGTAA
- a CDS encoding GNAT family N-acetyltransferase, which produces MEIKLIKPTLEYDKDIMNYKQEFLELGDDLAGCGSLRECSTAKDWIDTINLLESEKTCPSDKVTSNLYIAVRLTDNKIVGIIDLRHHINHPVLSLWGGHIGYSVRPSERKKGYATEMLKQNLVNCKSYGLDKVLITCNHDNIGSEKVIIANGGVFEKNVEVDGNIIKRYWIKL; this is translated from the coding sequence ATGGAGATAAAATTAATAAAGCCAACTTTAGAATATGATAAGGATATTATGAACTATAAACAAGAGTTTTTAGAATTAGGGGACGATTTAGCTGGATGTGGGAGCTTAAGAGAATGTTCTACGGCTAAAGATTGGATTGATACAATTAACTTACTTGAAAGTGAAAAAACTTGTCCATCAGATAAGGTAACTTCTAATTTATATATAGCTGTAAGATTAACAGATAATAAAATTGTTGGAATCATTGATTTAAGACATCATATTAATCACCCGGTACTAAGTTTATGGGGTGGTCATATAGGTTATTCTGTTCGTCCGAGCGAAAGGAAAAAAGGATATGCGACAGAGATGCTTAAACAAAATCTTGTAAATTGTAAATCATATGGACTTGATAAAGTTCTTATAACTTGTAATCATGACAATATAGGTAGTGAAAAAGTTATAATTGCTAATGGGGGAGTATTTGAGAAAAATGTAGAAGTAGATGGAAATATTATAAAACGTTATTGGATAAAACTATAA
- the rpsD gene encoding 30S ribosomal protein S4 produces MARYTGASCRQCRREGMKLFLKGDRCYTDKCAIVKRNYAPGQHGQGRKKVSNYGLQLREKQKVKRIYGVLETQFRNLYERAEKTPGITGENLLSLLERRLDNVVYRMGLASSRKEARQLVRHGHFTLNGHKVDIPSLTVSNGDVIAVKETSKSSAKFKGLVENSSRIAPKWLDASLENMTASVVANPGREDIDLEIAEHLIIELYSK; encoded by the coding sequence ATGGCAAGATATACAGGTGCATCATGTAGACAATGTCGTAGAGAAGGAATGAAGTTATTCCTTAAAGGTGACAGATGTTATACTGACAAATGTGCTATAGTTAAAAGAAACTATGCTCCAGGACAACATGGACAAGGAAGAAAGAAAGTTTCTAACTATGGATTACAATTAAGAGAAAAACAAAAAGTTAAGAGAATATACGGAGTTTTAGAAACTCAATTCAGAAATTTATATGAGCGTGCTGAGAAAACACCTGGAATAACAGGGGAAAACTTATTAAGCTTATTAGAAAGAAGATTAGACAACGTAGTTTACAGAATGGGATTAGCATCTTCTAGAAAAGAAGCTAGACAATTAGTAAGACACGGTCACTTCACTTTAAACGGACATAAGGTAGATATACCTTCTTTAACAGTTTCTAATGGAGATGTTATAGCTGTTAAAGAAACATCTAAATCTTCTGCAAAATTCAAAGGATTAGTTGAAAATAGCTCAAGAATAGCTCCTAAATGGTTAGATGCTAGCTTAGAGAACATGACAGCTTCTGTTGTTGCTAATCCAGGAAGAGAAGATATAGATCTTGAAATAGCTGAACACTTAATAATAGAGCTTTACTCTAAGTAA
- the rpsI gene encoding 30S ribosomal protein S9, with protein MANVQYYGTGRRKHSVARVRLVAGEGNIIVNGRKVEEFFNYETLIRDVKQPLVLTGTENKYDVIVKVEGGGFTGQAGAIRHGISRALLTVDAELRPALKKEGFLTRDARMKERKKYGLKAARRAPQFSKR; from the coding sequence ATGGCTAACGTTCAATACTATGGAACAGGAAGAAGAAAACACTCTGTAGCAAGAGTAAGATTAGTTGCAGGTGAAGGAAATATAATAGTAAATGGAAGAAAAGTTGAAGAGTTCTTCAACTATGAAACTTTAATAAGAGATGTTAAACAACCATTAGTTTTAACAGGAACTGAAAACAAATACGATGTTATAGTAAAAGTTGAAGGTGGAGGATTCACTGGACAAGCTGGAGCTATAAGACATGGTATATCTAGAGCTTTATTAACAGTAGATGCTGAGTTAAGACCAGCTTTAAAGAAAGAAGGTTTCTTAACTAGAGATGCTAGAATGAAGGAAAGAAAGAAATACGGATTAAAGGCAGCAAGAAGAGCTCCACAATTCTCAAAGAGATAA
- the infA gene encoding translation initiation factor IF-1 translates to MAKKDVIEFEGTVTENLPNAMFKVKLENGHEVLCHLSGKLRMNFIRILEGDKVNVELSPYDLTRGRITWRKK, encoded by the coding sequence ATGGCCAAAAAAGATGTTATAGAATTTGAGGGTACAGTTACAGAAAACTTACCTAATGCTATGTTTAAAGTCAAGCTAGAAAATGGACATGAAGTTTTATGTCATCTTTCTGGGAAGCTAAGAATGAACTTTATAAGGATTCTTGAAGGAGATAAAGTTAATGTTGAGCTTTCTCCATATGACCTTACAAGAGGAAGAATTACTTGGCGTAAGAAGTAG
- a CDS encoding energy-coupling factor transporter ATPase has protein sequence MKVNDIVSVEDISFEYVTEEDKFKAIDNLSLNVKQGEFVVVIGHNGSGKSTLSKNLNAILMPTTGNIYINGLNTKEEKNLWDIRQTAGMVFQNPDNQIVATIVEEDVAFGPENLGIDPPEIRKRVEESLKSVGMYDMRDRQPHLLSGGQKQRVAIAGIIAMKPKCIIFDEATAMLDPSGRKEVMKTIKRLNKEENISIMHITHFMEEAVDADRVIVMEKGKKVLEGTPKEVFSKVEMLKSIGLDVPCMTELSKELKEKGLDIDGDILTVDEMVVKLCQL, from the coding sequence ATGAAAGTTAATGATATAGTAAGTGTTGAAGATATTTCATTTGAATATGTAACAGAAGAGGATAAGTTTAAAGCTATAGATAACTTAAGTTTAAATGTAAAACAAGGAGAGTTTGTTGTAGTTATAGGTCATAATGGATCTGGAAAATCAACTCTTTCTAAAAACTTAAATGCAATTCTTATGCCAACGACTGGAAATATTTATATAAATGGATTAAATACAAAAGAAGAAAAAAATTTATGGGATATTAGGCAAACTGCAGGTATGGTATTTCAAAACCCAGATAATCAAATAGTAGCTACTATAGTAGAAGAAGATGTTGCATTTGGTCCTGAAAATTTAGGTATAGATCCCCCGGAAATAAGAAAAAGGGTAGAAGAGTCTCTTAAAAGCGTAGGAATGTATGATATGAGAGATAGACAACCTCATTTATTATCAGGAGGGCAGAAACAAAGGGTAGCAATAGCGGGTATAATAGCTATGAAACCTAAATGCATAATATTTGATGAGGCTACAGCTATGTTAGATCCATCTGGAAGAAAAGAAGTAATGAAAACAATTAAAAGATTAAATAAAGAAGAGAATATAAGTATAATGCATATAACTCACTTTATGGAAGAAGCAGTTGATGCAGATAGAGTTATTGTTATGGAAAAAGGGAAAAAAGTATTGGAAGGTACTCCTAAAGAAGTTTTTTCAAAAGTTGAAATGTTAAAAAGTATAGGGTTAGATGTGCCGTGTATGACTGAATTAAGTAAAGAACTTAAAGAAAAAGGATTAGATATAGATGGAGATATATTAACTGTAGATGAGATGGTGGTGAAACTATGTCAATTGTAA
- the cwlD gene encoding N-acetylmuramoyl-L-alanine amidase CwlD, whose amino-acid sequence MKYIKHVSLIGALLCFLAIFIFEVKKNSQDVLTYMPVTNKVILLDAGHGGIDPGALSDDESVEEKDINLQITLKLRELLESSGCLVLLTREDDVSLYEESPDKTTRQKYNENLKNRKKMIEESGVDAFVSVHLNKFEQSKYYGAQTFYPQGQDDSKLLSKFIQDELKRVVDETNQREVKPSNDIYLLKDNKIPSVLIECGFLSNEKESKLLNDEKYQEKVAWAIYAGIQKYFGTNVHN is encoded by the coding sequence ATGAAATATATTAAGCATGTAAGTTTGATTGGAGCTCTTTTATGTTTTTTGGCTATATTTATATTTGAAGTCAAAAAAAATTCTCAAGATGTATTAACGTACATGCCTGTGACTAATAAGGTTATTCTTTTAGATGCAGGACATGGGGGGATAGATCCAGGGGCTTTAAGTGATGATGAGTCTGTGGAAGAAAAAGATATAAACTTACAAATAACATTGAAGCTAAGAGAGTTGTTAGAATCAAGTGGATGTTTAGTATTGTTAACTAGAGAAGATGACGTTAGCTTGTACGAAGAGAGCCCAGATAAGACAACTAGACAGAAGTACAATGAAAATCTAAAAAATAGAAAGAAAATGATTGAAGAGTCAGGTGTAGATGCTTTTGTATCTGTTCATTTGAATAAGTTTGAACAGAGTAAGTATTACGGAGCACAAACTTTTTATCCTCAAGGACAAGATGATAGTAAATTGTTATCGAAATTTATTCAAGATGAATTAAAAAGAGTTGTAGATGAAACAAATCAAAGAGAAGTTAAACCAAGTAATGATATTTATTTGTTAAAGGATAATAAAATTCCTTCAGTGTTAATAGAGTGTGGTTTTTTATCTAATGAAAAAGAATCTAAACTATTGAACGATGAAAAGTATCAAGAAAAAGTAGCGTGGGCTATATATGCAGGTATTCAAAAATATTTTGGAACAAATGTACATAATTAA
- the rpmJ gene encoding 50S ribosomal protein L36, with product MKVRPSVKPMCEKCKVIKRKGRVMVICENPKHKQKQG from the coding sequence ATGAAAGTAAGACCATCAGTAAAACCAATGTGTGAAAAATGTAAAGTAATAAAGAGAAAAGGTAGAGTAATGGTTATATGTGAAAATCCTAAGCACAAGCAAAAGCAAGGTTAA
- a CDS encoding pyridoxal phosphate-dependent aminotransferase — MLSSRLNNITPSYTIGISSKVRDLKASGKNIIDLSIGEPDLSVPNAAIQHGINSLNENLTNYDLVPGLKILRDELSKKLNLENNCDYAPEEIIVSSGAKNAITNALLAILNPGDDVLVPKPYWVSYPEMIKLVNANPVFVETNKENEFKLTKDILEKSITPNTRMLFLNNPSNPTGAVYSKEELLEIADVCIKNNIYILADEIYERICYKDKFVSIASLSNDIKNITITINGFSKSFAMTGLRIGYSASNKEIAKAISAIQGHLVSHPSLTSQYIAYGALKDCSDSISDMVDIYRSRRNKVVDILNQCNKLNYITPDGAFYTFIDLSMVKNNLNYTNSFSIEFCNKLLDEYEVAAVPGIAFGMDDCIRISYACSESSFTEGLKRIIKLAESL; from the coding sequence ATGTTATCTAGCAGATTAAATAACATTACACCATCTTATACAATTGGTATAAGTTCAAAGGTTCGTGATTTAAAAGCATCAGGAAAGAATATAATTGATTTAAGTATAGGAGAACCAGATTTATCTGTTCCTAATGCAGCAATTCAACATGGAATAAACTCATTAAATGAAAACTTAACTAATTATGACTTAGTTCCTGGATTAAAAATTCTTAGAGATGAATTATCTAAAAAGCTAAATTTAGAAAATAATTGTGATTATGCTCCAGAGGAAATAATAGTTTCTAGTGGTGCAAAAAACGCTATAACAAATGCTTTATTAGCTATATTAAATCCTGGAGATGACGTTCTAGTTCCTAAACCTTATTGGGTTAGCTATCCTGAAATGATAAAGCTAGTTAATGCAAATCCAGTTTTTGTAGAAACAAATAAAGAAAACGAATTTAAATTAACTAAAGATATTTTAGAAAAAAGCATTACTCCAAATACTAGAATGTTGTTTTTAAATAATCCTTCAAATCCTACTGGAGCAGTTTACTCAAAAGAAGAATTATTAGAAATAGCTGATGTATGCATTAAGAATAATATATACATACTAGCAGATGAAATTTACGAAAGAATATGTTATAAAGATAAATTTGTATCTATAGCATCACTAAGTAATGATATAAAAAATATAACTATAACTATAAATGGTTTCTCTAAGTCATTTGCAATGACAGGTTTAAGAATAGGATATTCTGCAAGTAACAAAGAAATTGCTAAAGCAATATCAGCAATACAAGGACACTTAGTATCTCATCCATCTCTAACTAGTCAATATATAGCTTACGGAGCTTTAAAGGATTGTTCTGATTCTATTAGTGACATGGTTGATATATATCGTTCAAGAAGAAATAAAGTGGTTGATATATTAAATCAATGCAACAAATTAAATTATATAACTCCAGATGGAGCTTTTTATACATTTATAGATTTATCTATGGTAAAAAATAATTTAAACTATACAAATAGTTTTTCTATAGAATTTTGTAATAAGCTATTAGATGAGTATGAAGTTGCTGCTGTTCCAGGAATAGCATTTGGAATGGATGATTGTATAAGAATTTCTTATGCTTGTAGTGAGTCTTCTTTTACAGAAGGATTAAAAAGAATAATAAAACTTGCTGAGTCTTTATAA
- the truA gene encoding tRNA pseudouridine(38-40) synthase TruA — protein sequence MRNIKLTIQYNGKRFCGWQKQNDSLGIQGNIEQSIKDITNESVKITGSGRTDAGVHALGQVANFNTECNIPIEKIPNALNSKLPKDIVIINAEEVNLDFHSRYSAKGKRYRYIIYNNRYRSPIYSDISYFVKYDLDFKKMKKEAESLKGTHDFKGFMSSGSSVKDTVRTIYDIDISKCEDLIVIEIEGNGFLYNMVRIIVGTLVDIGRGKIDNSMSSIIESKLRSMAGHTAPAHGLFLKKVDY from the coding sequence ATGAGAAATATAAAATTAACTATCCAATATAATGGTAAAAGATTTTGTGGATGGCAAAAGCAAAATGATTCATTGGGTATTCAAGGTAATATTGAACAATCAATAAAAGATATAACTAATGAGAGTGTAAAAATAACTGGATCTGGAAGAACAGATGCAGGGGTTCATGCGTTGGGACAAGTTGCAAATTTTAATACGGAGTGTAATATTCCTATTGAAAAAATACCTAATGCATTAAATTCTAAGTTGCCGAAAGATATAGTTATAATAAATGCAGAAGAAGTGAATTTAGATTTTCACTCTAGATATTCAGCTAAAGGAAAAAGATATAGATATATTATATATAACAACCGATATAGAAGCCCTATATATAGTGATATTTCTTATTTTGTAAAATATGATTTAGACTTTAAAAAGATGAAAAAAGAAGCTGAATCATTAAAAGGAACACATGATTTTAAGGGATTTATGAGCTCGGGATCAAGTGTTAAAGATACAGTTAGAACTATTTATGATATAGATATTTCAAAGTGTGAAGACTTGATAGTTATAGAAATTGAAGGTAATGGATTTTTATATAATATGGTTAGGATTATAGTTGGAACGTTAGTTGATATAGGAAGAGGAAAAATAGATAATAGCATGTCGAGCATAATAGAATCAAAGTTGAGATCGATGGCAGGACATACGGCTCCAGCACACGGATTATTTCTCAAAAAAGTTGATTATTAG
- a CDS encoding ASCH domain-containing protein: protein MENHIMTLNNDCFILIKNGTKTIEMRLYDEKRKTVLKGDYITFINNDDCKNQLKVKVLEIYKYKNFNDLYEQFNKIKLGYSYDDFATPDDMEQYYSKEDIKR, encoded by the coding sequence ATGGAAAATCATATTATGACTTTAAATAATGATTGTTTTATATTAATAAAAAATGGAACTAAGACGATAGAGATGAGATTATATGATGAAAAGAGAAAGACAGTATTAAAGGGAGATTATATTACTTTTATTAATAATGATGATTGTAAAAATCAGTTAAAAGTTAAAGTTCTAGAAATATATAAATATAAGAATTTTAATGATCTATATGAACAATTTAATAAAATTAAACTTGGATATAGTTATGATGATTTTGCAACTCCTGATGATATGGAACAATATTATTCTAAGGAAGATATAAAAAGATAG
- a CDS encoding energy-coupling factor transporter transmembrane component T family protein has translation MLKDITIGQYYPTNSSIHKLDARVKLIATFIFMISLFIINKFWPYLIVVGSLIAVIGLSKIPGKFIMKGLKPLKWIIIFTFVINIFFIPGDPIWSFGFVKITYQGVSQAIFMALRLIFLVVGTSLLTLTTSPIELTDGIERLLNPFKKIGFPVHELAMMMTIALRFIPTLLDETDKIMKAQMSRGADFESKNIINRAKNLVPLLIPLFISAFRRADELAMAMEARCYRGGDNRTKMKECIMTKADYIAYVVQVLYLGIIVFIRFV, from the coding sequence ATGTTAAAAGATATAACGATAGGCCAATATTATCCTACAAACTCGAGTATTCATAAATTAGATGCTAGAGTTAAGCTTATAGCAACGTTTATATTTATGATATCTTTGTTTATAATAAATAAATTTTGGCCATATTTAATAGTGGTAGGAAGCTTAATTGCAGTAATAGGTTTATCTAAAATACCAGGAAAGTTCATTATGAAAGGATTAAAACCTTTAAAATGGATTATAATATTTACATTTGTAATTAATATATTTTTTATACCTGGAGACCCTATATGGTCATTTGGATTTGTAAAGATAACATACCAAGGTGTTAGTCAAGCTATATTTATGGCTTTAAGACTTATATTCTTAGTTGTAGGGACATCTCTTTTAACACTTACTACATCACCTATAGAACTTACAGATGGTATAGAGAGACTATTGAATCCTTTTAAGAAAATAGGATTTCCAGTTCATGAGTTAGCTATGATGATGACTATAGCTCTAAGATTTATACCTACTTTATTAGATGAGACAGATAAAATAATGAAAGCTCAAATGTCTAGAGGAGCAGATTTTGAAAGTAAAAATATCATAAATAGAGCTAAGAACCTAGTTCCCTTATTAATACCTTTATTTATTAGTGCGTTTAGAAGGGCTGATGAGTTAGCTATGGCTATGGAAGCTAGATGTTATAGAGGCGGAGATAATAGAACTAAGATGAAAGAGTGTATAATGACTAAAGCAGATTATATAGCATATGTTGTACAAGTTTTATACTTAGGAATTATAGTGTTCATAAGATTTGTTTAA
- a CDS encoding energy-coupling factor transporter ATPase, whose protein sequence is MSIVIKNLTHIYNEGLPFESRALDDITLEIKSGDFVGLIGHTGSGKSTLIQHLNGILKPSSGKILINEFDITDKNLNLTDIRKKVGVVFQYPEYQLFEETVEKDIAFGPSNLGLGEEEISNRIKASMEAVGLDYEAFKDKSPFELSGGQKRRVAIAGVIAMNPEVLILDEPTAGLDPKGRDEIFKLIKDLHEEKNMTIILSSHSMDDMAKLVKTIIVMNSGKVEFMGPTREVFNNHSSRLKEIGLDIPQVLELSIKLKEHGFEIKEDAITIEEIKNEIIRVMRGKGKC, encoded by the coding sequence ATGTCAATTGTAATAAAAAATTTAACTCATATATATAATGAAGGGTTACCATTTGAAAGTAGAGCCTTAGATGATATAACATTAGAGATTAAATCAGGTGATTTTGTTGGATTAATAGGGCATACTGGTTCTGGAAAATCTACTTTAATTCAACATCTAAATGGAATTCTTAAACCTTCATCAGGAAAAATTTTAATAAATGAATTTGATATAACCGATAAAAATTTAAACTTAACAGATATAAGAAAAAAAGTCGGTGTTGTATTCCAATATCCTGAGTATCAGCTATTTGAAGAAACTGTCGAAAAGGATATAGCTTTTGGGCCTTCAAATTTGGGTTTAGGAGAAGAAGAGATAAGCAATAGGATTAAAGCATCTATGGAAGCTGTCGGGCTTGATTATGAAGCGTTTAAAGATAAATCACCTTTTGAGTTATCAGGAGGTCAAAAAAGAAGGGTAGCAATAGCTGGAGTTATAGCTATGAATCCAGAAGTGTTAATATTAGATGAACCAACAGCAGGATTAGACCCAAAAGGTAGAGATGAAATTTTCAAATTAATAAAAGATTTACATGAAGAAAAAAATATGACTATAATATTATCTTCTCATAGCATGGATGATATGGCTAAGTTAGTAAAAACTATAATAGTTATGAATTCAGGTAAAGTTGAGTTTATGGGACCTACAAGAGAAGTGTTTAATAATCATTCTAGTAGACTTAAAGAGATTGGGCTAGATATACCTCAAGTATTGGAATTATCTATAAAATTAAAAGAACATGGATTTGAGATAAAAGAAGATGCAATTACTATAGAAGAAATTAAAAACGAAATAATAAGAGTTATGAGAGGTAAGGGAAAATGTTAA
- the rplM gene encoding 50S ribosomal protein L13, with protein sequence MKSYIAKPADVQRKWYVVDAEGKTLGRMATEIATILRGKHKPTFTPHVDGGDFVVVVNADKVVLTGKKLDQKMYRYHTGYVGGLKETTYRVMMEKKPEEVVMHAVSGMLCKNKLRSRMMTRLRVFAGPNHGHEAQNPEVLNFK encoded by the coding sequence ATGAAAAGTTATATAGCTAAACCAGCTGACGTACAAAGAAAATGGTACGTAGTTGATGCTGAAGGAAAAACATTAGGTCGTATGGCTACTGAAATAGCTACAATATTAAGAGGAAAGCATAAACCAACTTTCACTCCTCACGTTGATGGTGGAGATTTCGTTGTTGTTGTAAATGCTGATAAAGTAGTTTTAACAGGAAAGAAATTAGATCAAAAGATGTACAGATACCACACTGGATATGTAGGTGGATTAAAAGAAACAACATATAGAGTAATGATGGAAAAGAAACCTGAAGAGGTTGTTATGCATGCTGTTAGCGGTATGTTATGTAAGAACAAATTAAGAAGCAGAATGATGACTAGATTAAGAGTATTTGCTGGACCAAACCACGGACACGAAGCTCAAAATCCAGAAGTTTTAAACTTTAAATAA
- the rpsK gene encoding 30S ribosomal protein S11, whose protein sequence is MAKPKKKVTRVRRRERKNIERGHAHIQSTFNNTIITLTDVHGNALSWASSGQLGFKGSRKATPFASQMAAETAAKAAMEHGLKTVEVFVKGPGSGREAAIRALQATGLEVTMIKDVTPIPHNGCRPPKRRRV, encoded by the coding sequence ATGGCTAAACCAAAAAAGAAAGTTACACGTGTTAGAAGAAGAGAGCGTAAAAACATAGAACGTGGACATGCTCATATACAATCAACTTTTAACAATACTATAATAACTTTAACAGACGTTCATGGTAACGCATTATCTTGGGCAAGTTCTGGACAATTAGGATTCAAAGGATCAAGAAAAGCAACTCCATTTGCATCTCAAATGGCTGCTGAAACAGCTGCTAAAGCTGCAATGGAACACGGATTAAAGACTGTAGAAGTATTCGTAAAAGGACCAGGTTCTGGTAGAGAAGCTGCTATAAGAGCTTTACAAGCAACTGGATTAGAAGTAACTATGATAAAAGACGTTACTCCAATACCACACAACGGATGTAGACCACCAAAAAGAAGAAGAGTGTAA
- the rpsM gene encoding 30S ribosomal protein S13, translating to MARIAGVDLPREKRAEIGLTYIYGIGKATANEILAKADIDPNVRIKDLSEDQVNDLRKIIDNDFLVEGDLRREIALNIKRLRDIKCYRGMRHAKGLPLRGQKTKTNARTRKGPRKTVSRKKKK from the coding sequence ATGGCAAGAATAGCTGGGGTAGATTTACCTAGAGAAAAAAGAGCAGAAATAGGCTTAACATATATCTACGGTATAGGTAAGGCAACTGCTAACGAAATATTAGCTAAAGCTGACATAGATCCTAACGTAAGAATCAAAGATTTATCTGAAGATCAAGTAAATGACTTAAGAAAGATAATAGACAATGATTTCTTAGTTGAGGGAGATTTAAGAAGAGAAATAGCTTTAAACATAAAGAGATTAAGAGATATAAAATGTTACAGAGGTATGAGACATGCTAAAGGTCTTCCTCTAAGAGGTCAAAAGACTAAGACTAACGCTAGAACTAGAAAAGGTCCTAGAAAGACTGTATCTCGTAAGAAGAAGAAGTAA